One part of the Sphingobium yanoikuyae genome encodes these proteins:
- a CDS encoding YihY/virulence factor BrkB family protein has product MAAQAQEKFHRQIDRVRPGSRSFEIAKRVMVGVYSDGFIHAGNLAYLSLMTLFPFFIVAAAVASVFGRTSDGLSAVNAFLYTVPRGVADVVRQPISDVLQARSGNLLWFGGLVGLWTVGSLIETIRDILRRAYGTKSTKPFWRYRLASVGITLVSVLAVMFAFSMQVMITAVDQLLHRLLPFADEAIAWVSSAKLVPMAILCVALHSLYVSLTPSLYRDKRFPKWPGAVATALWWYAVTLLLPVTLSMLGGYDRTYGSLAGVMITLIFFFLVGLGVVIGAELNAALAEFPEDEAAGTVQDKGNGTTI; this is encoded by the coding sequence ATGGCGGCGCAGGCGCAGGAGAAATTCCATCGCCAGATCGATCGGGTCCGGCCGGGATCGCGCAGCTTCGAGATCGCCAAGCGGGTGATGGTAGGCGTCTATAGCGACGGGTTCATCCATGCGGGGAACCTGGCCTATCTCTCGCTGATGACGCTGTTTCCCTTCTTCATCGTCGCCGCCGCCGTCGCCAGCGTCTTTGGCCGCACGTCGGACGGGCTGTCGGCGGTGAATGCCTTTCTCTATACCGTGCCGCGCGGCGTTGCCGATGTCGTGCGCCAGCCGATCAGCGATGTGTTACAGGCGCGTTCCGGCAATCTGCTCTGGTTCGGCGGTCTGGTGGGGCTCTGGACCGTGGGCAGCCTGATTGAGACGATCCGCGACATATTGCGCCGCGCCTATGGGACGAAGAGCACCAAGCCCTTCTGGCGTTATCGGCTGGCGTCGGTCGGGATCACGCTGGTCAGCGTGCTGGCGGTGATGTTCGCCTTTTCGATGCAGGTGATGATAACGGCGGTGGACCAGCTGCTCCACCGGCTGCTGCCCTTCGCGGATGAGGCGATCGCCTGGGTTTCCTCGGCCAAGCTGGTGCCGATGGCGATATTATGCGTCGCGCTCCACTCGCTCTATGTCTCGCTGACCCCGTCGCTCTACCGTGACAAGCGCTTTCCCAAATGGCCCGGCGCCGTCGCCACCGCGCTGTGGTGGTATGCCGTCACTCTGCTATTGCCGGTCACATTGTCGATGCTGGGCGGCTATGACCGGACCTATGGCAGTCTGGCCGGTGTCATGATCACCCTCATTTTTTTCTTTCTCGTGGGGCTTGGCGTGGTAATTGGCGCCGAATTGAATGCGGCACTGGCGGAATTTCCGGAAGACGAAGCAGCCGGCACCGTGCAGGACAAAGGGAACGGAACGACGATATGA
- the fabI gene encoding enoyl-ACP reductase FabI, with amino-acid sequence MTGLMAGKRGLIMGLANDKSLAWGISQQLHAQGAELAFSYQGEALAKRVKPLAEQLGSDFLIDCDVSDMAKLDEAFAEIEARWGKLDFVVHAIGFSDKNELRGLYADTSLDNFLMTMNISVYSFVAVAARARKLMKEGGSLLTLSYYGAEKVIPHYNVMGVAKAALETSVKYLAMDLGPENIRVNAISAGPIKTLAASGIGDFRYIMKWNELNSPLRRNVTIDDVGGAGLYLLSDLASGVTGEIHHVDAGYNVIGMKAEDAPDIALDK; translated from the coding sequence ATGACAGGCTTGATGGCGGGAAAGCGCGGGCTCATCATGGGGCTGGCGAACGACAAGTCGCTGGCTTGGGGTATTTCGCAGCAACTGCATGCGCAGGGCGCGGAACTGGCCTTCTCCTACCAGGGCGAGGCGCTGGCCAAGCGCGTCAAGCCGCTGGCGGAACAGCTGGGTTCGGACTTCCTGATCGACTGCGACGTATCCGACATGGCGAAGCTGGACGAGGCCTTTGCCGAGATCGAGGCGCGCTGGGGCAAGCTGGACTTCGTCGTCCATGCGATCGGCTTTTCCGACAAGAATGAGCTACGCGGCCTCTATGCCGACACCAGCCTCGACAATTTCCTGATGACCATGAACATCTCGGTCTACAGCTTCGTCGCCGTCGCGGCCCGCGCGCGCAAGCTGATGAAGGAAGGCGGCAGCCTGCTGACGCTGAGCTATTATGGCGCGGAAAAGGTCATCCCCCATTACAACGTCATGGGCGTGGCCAAGGCGGCGCTGGAAACCAGCGTCAAATATCTGGCGATGGACCTGGGCCCGGAAAATATCCGCGTCAACGCGATCTCGGCCGGACCGATCAAGACGCTGGCCGCCAGCGGCATCGGTGATTTCCGCTACATCATGAAGTGGAACGAGCTGAACTCGCCGCTGCGTCGCAACGTGACGATCGACGATGTCGGCGGTGCCGGCCTTTACCTGCTGTCGGACCTCGCTTCGGGCGTGACGGGTGAGATCCACCATGTCGACGCGGGCTATAATGTCATCGGCATGAAGGCCGAAGACGCGCCCGACATCGCGCTGGACAAGTAA
- the aroC gene encoding chorismate synthase, which yields MSFNTFGRVFRFSTWGESHGPAIGAMVDGCPPGLALSEADIQPWLDLRKPGTSKFTTQRREPDEVRILSGVFEGKTTGTPISLMIENTDQRSKDYSEVAKAYRPGHADYTYDAKYGFRDYRGGGRSSARETASRVAAGAVARLVIPEVDIFAYVSEIGGDAIDYGNFDAAQIGQNPFFCPDAEAAVRWEALVDGARKDGSSLGAVVECVASGVPVGWGAPLYAKLDSELASAMMSINAVKGVEIGDGFAAARLRGEQNADPMRPGADGPVFLANHAGGIAGGISTGQPVKVRIAFKPTSSILIPVETVTREGDASDIITKGRHDPCVGIRGVPVVEAMMALVLADQKLLHRAQCGAD from the coding sequence ATGAGCTTCAACACATTCGGTCGCGTCTTCCGCTTCTCGACCTGGGGCGAGAGCCATGGGCCGGCGATCGGCGCGATGGTCGATGGCTGCCCTCCGGGCCTGGCATTGAGCGAGGCGGACATCCAGCCCTGGCTCGACCTGCGCAAGCCGGGCACGTCGAAGTTCACGACCCAGCGGCGCGAACCCGATGAGGTGCGCATCCTGTCGGGCGTGTTCGAGGGCAAGACCACCGGCACGCCGATCAGCCTGATGATCGAGAATACCGACCAGCGATCGAAGGATTATTCGGAAGTCGCCAAGGCCTATCGCCCCGGCCATGCCGACTATACCTATGACGCCAAATATGGCTTTCGCGACTATCGTGGCGGTGGGCGCTCCTCGGCGCGCGAAACCGCCAGCCGGGTTGCGGCCGGTGCGGTGGCGCGGCTGGTCATCCCGGAAGTCGATATCTTCGCTTATGTAAGCGAGATCGGCGGCGACGCGATCGACTATGGCAATTTCGACGCGGCGCAGATCGGCCAGAATCCCTTCTTCTGCCCTGACGCCGAAGCCGCGGTGCGCTGGGAAGCGCTGGTCGATGGCGCGCGCAAGGATGGCTCGTCGCTGGGCGCAGTGGTCGAATGCGTGGCCAGCGGCGTGCCGGTCGGCTGGGGCGCGCCGCTCTATGCCAAGCTGGACAGCGAACTGGCGAGCGCGATGATGAGCATCAACGCGGTCAAGGGTGTGGAGATTGGCGACGGCTTCGCCGCTGCCCGGCTGCGCGGCGAGCAGAATGCCGATCCGATGCGGCCCGGCGCCGATGGCCCGGTCTTCCTGGCCAATCATGCCGGTGGCATCGCTGGGGGCATTTCGACCGGCCAGCCGGTCAAGGTGCGGATCGCCTTCAAGCCGACCAGTTCGATCCTGATTCCGGTCGAGACGGTGACCCGCGAAGGCGATGCGTCGGACATCATCACCAAGGGCCGTCATGACCCATGCGTCGGCATTCGCGGCGTGCCGGTGGTCGAAGCGATGATGGCGCTGGTGCTGGCCGACCAGAAGCTGTTGCACCGCGCCCAGTGCGGGGCCGACTGA
- a CDS encoding SLC13 family permease, translating into MHFITALLGIYRAEIGLVILACMFVAFVRERYSPTVVSVLGACAFALLGLLDEKSLFSVFSNSAPLTVGAMFVLSGALIRTGTINRIADLVMVRAQKHPRLALVEVAVGTVLLSAFLNNTPVVVLLIPIMFRLAQATAYPVKKLLIPMNAVAVMGGCVTLIGTSTNLIVAGIAAEQGMQPFGIFDITPYGLAGTIAGVIGLACLSFLLPSDPPSIAGENGGNVQEYLTELVVTPDSEVVGREIGELSVLGRSVTLIGLKRAGEIRRHDLEQEELHIGDRLIVRADGTAIMTLRESGDFELGIAADSETSAREGTVIEAMVAPSHPSIGERLIDIPFLHALRVRLIGIHRARHLPGPDLADTRVRGADRLLVAGSDDAMRSLKDNPNLIGVDISRTRAFRPRKAWIAILAMAAVVILSALDVIGIGLAAFIAVGVILVTRCIDAEEAWAAIDGDVLILIFAMLAVGLALEQAGSVALMVGWITPLMQVAPQWSLVFIVYFAALILSELLSNNAVAALLTPLTIALAHQLGTDPRPLVIALMIGASACFATPIGYQTNALVYAAGDYRFADFVRIGVPLNLIVGVAVCSALVILG; encoded by the coding sequence ATGCATTTCATCACCGCGCTATTGGGCATTTACCGCGCGGAAATCGGCCTGGTCATTCTCGCCTGCATGTTCGTCGCCTTCGTGCGCGAACGCTATTCTCCGACCGTCGTTTCCGTGCTGGGTGCCTGTGCCTTCGCGCTGCTCGGCCTGCTCGACGAGAAATCGCTCTTCTCCGTCTTTTCGAACAGCGCGCCGCTGACCGTGGGCGCGATGTTCGTGCTGTCGGGCGCGCTTATCCGCACCGGCACGATCAACCGCATCGCCGATCTGGTCATGGTGCGGGCGCAGAAGCATCCGCGGCTGGCGCTGGTGGAGGTTGCGGTGGGCACGGTGCTGCTGTCCGCCTTCCTCAACAACACGCCGGTCGTCGTGCTGCTGATCCCGATCATGTTCCGGCTGGCGCAGGCGACCGCCTATCCGGTCAAGAAGCTGCTGATCCCGATGAATGCGGTGGCGGTGATGGGCGGCTGCGTTACCCTGATCGGCACATCGACCAACCTGATCGTCGCGGGCATCGCGGCCGAACAGGGCATGCAGCCCTTCGGCATTTTCGATATCACTCCCTATGGCCTGGCCGGCACCATTGCCGGCGTCATCGGCCTGGCCTGCCTCAGTTTCCTGCTGCCCAGCGACCCGCCCTCGATTGCCGGCGAGAATGGCGGCAATGTGCAGGAATATCTGACCGAACTGGTCGTGACGCCGGACAGCGAGGTGGTCGGGCGGGAGATTGGCGAGTTGTCCGTGCTCGGCCGCTCGGTCACCTTGATCGGGCTCAAGCGGGCGGGCGAGATACGACGCCACGACCTGGAGCAGGAGGAACTGCATATCGGCGACCGGCTGATCGTCCGCGCCGATGGCACGGCGATCATGACCCTGCGCGAATCGGGCGATTTCGAACTGGGCATTGCCGCCGATTCCGAAACCTCCGCGCGCGAGGGCACGGTGATCGAAGCGATGGTCGCGCCCAGTCATCCCTCGATCGGCGAGCGGTTGATCGACATTCCCTTCCTCCATGCCCTGCGCGTCCGGTTGATCGGCATCCATCGCGCCCGCCATCTGCCCGGCCCGGACCTGGCCGATACGCGGGTGCGCGGCGCGGACCGGCTGCTGGTGGCGGGCAGCGATGACGCGATGCGTTCGCTGAAGGACAATCCCAATCTGATCGGCGTCGACATCAGCCGGACGCGCGCCTTCCGCCCGCGCAAGGCATGGATCGCGATCCTGGCGATGGCCGCGGTGGTGATCCTGTCGGCGCTCGACGTGATCGGCATCGGCCTGGCCGCCTTCATCGCGGTGGGCGTGATCCTGGTCACCCGCTGCATCGATGCGGAGGAAGCCTGGGCGGCGATCGACGGCGATGTGCTGATCCTGATCTTTGCCATGCTGGCGGTCGGCCTGGCGCTGGAACAGGCGGGCAGCGTCGCGCTGATGGTCGGCTGGATCACGCCGCTGATGCAGGTCGCACCGCAATGGAGCCTGGTCTTCATCGTCTATTTTGCGGCGCTGATCCTGTCGGAACTGCTCAGCAACAATGCGGTCGCGGCGCTGCTGACCCCGCTCACCATCGCGCTGGCGCATCAGCTGGGAACCGATCCGCGTCCGTTGGTGATTGCTCTGATGATCGGCGCATCGGCCTGTTTCGCGACGCCGATCGGCTATCAGACCAATGCGCTTGTCTATGCTGCGGGCGATTATCGCTTCGCCGATTTCGTGCGCATCGGCGTGCCGCTCAACTTGATCGTCGGGGTTGCGGTTTGTTCGGCGTTGGTCATTTTGGGCTAG